The Mycobacterium seoulense genomic interval GCGCTACGACGTCGTTGTGACCGCCGCCGACGGTGTCTTCCCGCTGGTCGCGCTCGCGGAAGGAAAGAACGCTTTGGCGCGGACGCTGCTGTCCACCGGGTCGGGCAGCGCACCCGACCCCGGATTTCAACCGGCCGAACTGAACCAGCGGGTGGGCACGGTAGAAATGTTCACGGCGACCACGCCGGTCAACCTGGGGCGGCCCCAGCCCGGCCTGAATCTGCCGGTCGTACTCGGCGGCAACATGACCCAGTACAACTGGACGATCAACGGAAAACCCTACAGCGACACCGAACCGTTGCACGTCCGGCAGGGCGAGCGGCCCACCATCACGTTCGACAACCCCACGATGATGTATCACCCGATGCACCTGCACGGCCACACGTTCCAGCTGATCAAGGCCGACGGCAGCCCCGGCGCCCGCAAGGACACCCTCATGGTGCTGCCCAAGCAGAGGTTGCTCGCCGTGCTGGTGGCCGACAACCCGGGCCTGTGGCAGTTGCACTGCCACAACACGTATCACCAAGAGGCGGGCATGCAGACCCGGCTGGACTACGTCTTCTAGACGCTCGCGGCGAGGAAGTCCAGCAGCAGCCGGTTCACCGTCGTCGCCTGCTCGATTTGAGGGCAGTGGCCGGCCTTGTCGACGACTGCCGAGCGGGCGCCGTCGATCGCCTTGGCGATCTGGGCCGCCCAGCCGGGCGGAAGGAGCTTGTCGTCTCCGCCCTCCACGACGAGCGTCGGCACCGTGATGCGTTCGTAGGGCCGCGTGCTCGAAGGCGTGCCGGACGGTGTGGCGCCCGGCCGACGAAACCGGGCCGCGGCGACGGCTTCCCACGCTCCGGGCGCGGTGCTCGACTCGTAGCGGCGCCGCACGTAGCCGTCATCGGCCGGATAGCCAGGGTCGTGAAACAGGGCCTCGACGATGCGACGCATGCCCGGCAGCGTTGCGTCGTAGCGCTGTAGCGCCTCGAAATGCTGATTCTGTTGAATCTCGCCGCCACCGCAGATGATCGCCAGACTGCGGGCGGGCAACAGCGGCGCGTCCGAGGTGGCGTCGGTGAGCAGGTTGATCGCGCCCATCGAGTTGCCCACGAAGTGCGCGGAGTCCACGCCGAGCAGCTCGCAGAACCGCGCCACGTGCCGAATCCGCATCCCACGCCCGTCGACGAAGTCAATGACCTTCGCCGACTGGCCGAACCCCAGCTGGTCGGGCGCCAGCACCCGGTACCGCGCGGCGAGCGCGGCGATGTTGCGTTCCCAGCCCAGTTCGGCGCCGGCACCGAACTCGCCGCCGTGCAGCAGTACCACCGGGTCGCCGGCGCCCGCCTCCAGATAGCTGGTGACCAGTCCGTCGACCAGCGTCGTCTTGCGATGAATCTCCATCACTTGATCGCGATCGGGTTCACCGGTGAGCCCACAGCTCCAACAACTCTCAGGGGCGGGGCGACGAGCTGGAACTCGTACACGCCGTCGGCGGCGCAGTCCTCGGCCAGCGCGGTGAGATCCCAGTATTCGCCGAAAATCATCCCCATGTCGCGCAAGCAGAGCAGGTGCAGGGGAAAGGTGATTCCGTCGATACCGGACACCAGGTCTTCCACTTGAAGGTTGTCGGCGGCCACGGCCGCGATCTCGTGATCGTGGAGCCATTGTGCGCATCGCCAGTCCAGCCCGGAGTAGCCTTCTGTCTTGTTCCCCGTCATGAGAAACCTTGTCCACCAGCCTGTCCGGATGAGCACGATGTCGCCTCGCCCAATCGTCACCCCCTGAGCGCGAACCACGTCGTCGAGTTCCTCCGGTGAGATCGGGTTCCCGGCTTCGAGGAAGACCTCTGCCCGTCGATGGCGAACCAAGTCCAGCAGCACACCGCGGGACGTGATGCCCTTGACGTCAACCTTGTCGATTCCGCAGTGGTAGGCGCCCATGCTGGTGACCGAATCGGCCGCGAAGCCGTTGTAGAGGTGATCGTCGTAGTAGACGTGGGACAGCGCATCCCACTGGCTTGCCGCCTGCAACGGCATGATGATGATGTCGTCGTTGAAACGAAACGGGTTGTCGGCCGTCATGTAGCTACTGAGCTGCTGCGCCAACGGGTTACGTGGCCAGCTGGGTCCATACTTGGCCAGCGTGTTCACATCGCCGCCATCAACGGTCATGATGTGGACCGGGTTGTGGCGGAACTCGAAGGCACCCTGCGGACCCGAGGCGCCGAAATCGACGCCGAGCGGAAACACCTTGCCGTGCCTGACCAAACTCGCGGCGTGGGCGACCTTGTCCGCGGTGATGAAATTCAGCGTGCCGAGCTCGTCGTCGTCGCCCCACCGTCCCCAATTAGAGACGTCGCGCGCGACCCGCCGGAAATCAGTCAAGTCGGCCACGGGGCTCCTTCCTCGAGTTCACGAGCGATCGCCGCGCCCACGTTTCCACCGTCTACCCAGATGATCTGCCCGGTGATGTAGCTGGCCGCACCACTATTCAAGAAGAGCAATACCGCGGCCTGCTCGGCGGGGTCGGAAACCCGGCCCAAGGGCTTGGGGATGTCGTCGAGGAAGCCCTGGCCGTAGGCCGTGCGCAGCTGGTCCAGGATCGGGGTCTCGGTGACCCCGGGGCCCGTGCAGTTGATGCGGATGCCCTCGGCGCCCAGCGGCGTGGCGCTTCGCATGGTGTAGAAAACGATCGCTTCTTTGGACAGTTGGTAGCCGTTGCCCAACGCGTCGGGGTTGCGGTGGCACCAGTCGACGCCCTCCTGCAAAGTCGCGGTGTTCAGCAGAGGTGCCACTGCAGCCGCATGCTCGCGATAGGCGGCTGCCGCGAGCGAGGAAACGCTCACGATCGACGACCCCGGGGGCATCTTCGGAATCAGCGCCTCGGTGAGATGCCGCAGCCCGAGGAAGTTGATGGTGACGACGAGGAGTGGGTTGCCGATCCCCGACGAGACGCCGGCGACGTTGAACAGGGCATGCACCGGACCTTCGACCGACGCCACCGCGCCGTCGATCGAAGCCGGATCGGCGAGATCGGTCTCGTGAAACTCCTTGAGCCCGACGCTCGGCCGGCGCTTGTCCAGCCCGACGACGTCGGCGCCGAGCTCGGTGAGCTGCCGCACGACATGTTCGCCGATGCCGGACGCACATCCGGTCACCACCGCGCGGCGGCCGTCGTATCGCCACAGCCCGTCGATCTCGCCCAACGCTCAATCCGCTTCCGGTATCACTTGCCCTGCTCTGTTGCCTGCTGCTCCTTCAGGCGCTTGGCGGCCTGCACCCGGCCTTCGTTGATCTCCGCCATCGCCTCGGGAATCTCACTGGCCGTGAACTTGTCTCGGCCGGTGGGCAGGCCACCGAAAGCGTACGTTTCGTCGAACAGCGGCACGGTCGACTTCGGCCGGCGCGCCTCGACCTTCTCGATGACCGGCGCAAGCCGCTTGGCTTTGGCGGCGACCGCCTTTTCGTCACGTTCGATGAACTCGGGCAGCACCTCTTTGCCCATCAGCTCGATGGATTCCATGGTGCCCTCGTGGCTACGCGGGTTGAGCAGCAGGATGATCTCGTCGACCCCGCTGTCCTCGTAGCCGCGCAGGAATTCGCGAACGGTGGCCGGAGTCCCGATTGCACCGCGCCCGGGGCCGTACGCCAGCGTCGGGTCCTTCTCGACCTCTTCGAGGTACCGCTTCCACACCCCGGTCCGGCCCGGAGTGTGCATCCCGGTCAGGTAGTAGTGCATGATCCCGAACGAAAAGAACCCGCCACCCTGTCCGAGCCGTTCTAGCGCTTCCTCCTCGGTCTTGGCGACCATCATCGACAGGTCCCCCCCGATGGCGAGGATGTTCGGGTTGATTTGCGGCGTGATCGGGACGCCGTTCTCCTCGAACTCCTTGTAGTAGCCGTTGACCCGCTCGGTGAGCGGCCCGGGACCCGTGTAGGCGAAACTCAGTGCGCCGATGCATTTTTGGGCGGCCATCTGTACGCTGGCCGGCCGCGTGCAGGCGACCCAGACCGGCGGATGCGGCTTTTGCAGCGGCTTGGGGATGACGTTGCGGGGCGGCATCTGGATTTGATCGCCTTTGAACCCCGTGAACGGCTCCTCGATCATGCAGCGGATGGCCACCTCGAGCGATTCCTCCCACTGTGCCCGCTTGTCAGCGGGATCGACATCGAATCCGCCGAGTTCTCCGACGGAGGAACCTTCGCCGGTGCCGAACTCGACACGCCCGTTCGAGAGCAGGTCGATGGTGGCGACGCGTTCGGCGACCCGGGCTGGGTGATTGACCGCGGGCAGCAGGTGCATGATGCCGAAGCCCAGCCGGATGTTCTTGGTCCGCTGGCTGGCCGCCGCCAGGAAAATCTCCGGCGCCGTCGAGTGGCAGTATTCCTCGAGGAAGTGGTGCTCGGTCAGCCATACCGTGGAGAAGCCCGCCTTGTCAGCGGCCTCGACCTCGTCGAGGCACTCCTGCAGCAGGACGTGTTCATCATCGGGGGCCCAGGGTCGCGGTAGGGCGAATTCGTAGAACAGCGATATTTTCATCGTTACCTCCTATGAGAATTAAGGGTTCGGTTGGCTGCATGTGCGGCAATGTGATTCGCCGCGACAAACCCGAAGGTCATCGCGGGGCCGATGGTCGCCCCCGCGCCGGCGTAGCTGCGTCCCATCACCGGCGCGGAGGTGTTACCCACCGCGTACAGCCCCGGGATCACCGTGTCGTCTTCCCGTAGCACGCGCGCGTATTCGTCGGTGCGCAGGCCGCCCGACGTGCCGAGGTCGCCGAGGACGATCCGGAACGCGTAATACGGCGGATCGCCCAACGGATACAGGTTCGGGTTCGGCAGTGTCGGATCGCCGTAGTAGTTGTCGTAGACGCTGTCGCCGCGATTGAAGTCGTCATCGTGACCCTTGCGCGCGAGTTCGTTGAAGCGCCATGCTGTTTCGCAAAGATTGTCCGCCGGCACGCCGATCTTGGTCGCCATCTCCTCCCACGTCGTCGCCGCCTTGACCACGCCCGATTCGAGCCACGCCGAGGGGACCTTGCGGCCGGTGGGTACCGGCGCTCCCGGGATTTTGGGGAGCGGTAGGTGACCACCGATGACGTAGCGATTCCACGACCTGTGGTCGGTGATCAGCCAACAGGGGATATGGGTCACCCCGGATTTCTGGCCGTCGATCATGGCATGGCCGAAGTCCATGTAGGGCGCCGCCTCGTTGATGAAACGCTTGCCGTCGCCGTTGACGATGAACTGCGCCGGCATCATGCGTTCGTTGAGCATGAATTGCATGCGGCCATCCGGCCACTGGATGGCGGGAAACCACCACGCCTCGTCGAGCAGGTCGGTTGCCGCGCCGAGCTTTTGGGCCGC includes:
- a CDS encoding alpha/beta fold hydrolase, with product MEIHRKTTLVDGLVTSYLEAGAGDPVVLLHGGEFGAGAELGWERNIAALAARYRVLAPDQLGFGQSAKVIDFVDGRGMRIRHVARFCELLGVDSAHFVGNSMGAINLLTDATSDAPLLPARSLAIICGGGEIQQNQHFEALQRYDATLPGMRRIVEALFHDPGYPADDGYVRRRYESSTAPGAWEAVAAARFRRPGATPSGTPSSTRPYERITVPTLVVEGGDDKLLPPGWAAQIAKAIDGARSAVVDKAGHCPQIEQATTVNRLLLDFLAASV
- a CDS encoding cyclase family protein, with translation MADLTDFRRVARDVSNWGRWGDDDELGTLNFITADKVAHAASLVRHGKVFPLGVDFGASGPQGAFEFRHNPVHIMTVDGGDVNTLAKYGPSWPRNPLAQQLSSYMTADNPFRFNDDIIIMPLQAASQWDALSHVYYDDHLYNGFAADSVTSMGAYHCGIDKVDVKGITSRGVLLDLVRHRRAEVFLEAGNPISPEELDDVVRAQGVTIGRGDIVLIRTGWWTRFLMTGNKTEGYSGLDWRCAQWLHDHEIAAVAADNLQVEDLVSGIDGITFPLHLLCLRDMGMIFGEYWDLTALAEDCAADGVYEFQLVAPPLRVVGAVGSPVNPIAIK
- a CDS encoding coniferyl-alcohol dehydrogenase, which codes for MGEIDGLWRYDGRRAVVTGCASGIGEHVVRQLTELGADVVGLDKRRPSVGLKEFHETDLADPASIDGAVASVEGPVHALFNVAGVSSGIGNPLLVVTINFLGLRHLTEALIPKMPPGSSIVSVSSLAAAAYREHAAAVAPLLNTATLQEGVDWCHRNPDALGNGYQLSKEAIVFYTMRSATPLGAEGIRINCTGPGVTETPILDQLRTAYGQGFLDDIPKPLGRVSDPAEQAAVLLFLNSGAASYITGQIIWVDGGNVGAAIARELEEGAPWPT
- a CDS encoding LLM class flavin-dependent oxidoreductase, translating into MKISLFYEFALPRPWAPDDEHVLLQECLDEVEAADKAGFSTVWLTEHHFLEEYCHSTAPEIFLAAASQRTKNIRLGFGIMHLLPAVNHPARVAERVATIDLLSNGRVEFGTGEGSSVGELGGFDVDPADKRAQWEESLEVAIRCMIEEPFTGFKGDQIQMPPRNVIPKPLQKPHPPVWVACTRPASVQMAAQKCIGALSFAYTGPGPLTERVNGYYKEFEENGVPITPQINPNILAIGGDLSMMVAKTEEEALERLGQGGGFFSFGIMHYYLTGMHTPGRTGVWKRYLEEVEKDPTLAYGPGRGAIGTPATVREFLRGYEDSGVDEIILLLNPRSHEGTMESIELMGKEVLPEFIERDEKAVAAKAKRLAPVIEKVEARRPKSTVPLFDETYAFGGLPTGRDKFTASEIPEAMAEINEGRVQAAKRLKEQQATEQGK